A single region of the Gossypium arboreum isolate Shixiya-1 chromosome 12, ASM2569848v2, whole genome shotgun sequence genome encodes:
- the LOC108478926 gene encoding peroxidase 31-like — MAFPSFLFLLILLPLFFSNIPFSLSQSQLSPDYYRQSCPNLDNIIRDVVTTKQISNPTTAAGTLRLFFHDCMIGGCDASVLISSNSFNKAERDADINLSLPGDAFDVIVRAKTAVELSCPGVVSCSDILALATRNAITMVGGPFYTVNLGRKDSLVSTQSSVEGHMPLANMTMDEIIKKFEPKNFTVQELVALTGAHTLGFAHCKEFAYRLFRYSKTVPTDPAYNPKYAEALKKLCHNYEKDPAMSAFNDVMTPSKFDNLYYQNLEKGMGLLESDNALFQNPKTRPFVQLYAKNQTAFFNDFARAIEKLSLNGVKTGNQGEVRRKCDAFNSIHI; from the coding sequence GGCTTTTCCTTCCTTTCTCTTCCTCCTCATCCTCCTTCCCCTTTTCTTCTCCAATATCCCTTTCTCACTCTCACAGTCCCAACTTTCGCCTGACTATTACAGGCAATCTTGCCCTAACTTGGACAACATCATTCGAGATGTCGTCACCACCAAACAGATCAGCAACCCCACCACTGCCGCTGGCACCCTCCGCCTCTTCTTCCATGACTGCATGATAGGAGGCTGTGACGCTTCCGTACTCATCTCCAGCAATTCCTTCAACAAGGCCGAACGTGACGCCGACATCAACCTCTCTCTTCCCGGCGATGCTTTCGACGTAATTGTACGTGCCAAGACTGCCGTTGAGCTTTCCTGCCCCGGCGTTGTCTCTTGCTCCGACATCCTCGCCTTGGCCACACGTAACGCCATTACCATGGTTGGGGGACCCTTCTACACCGTTAACCTTGGCCGTAAGGACAGCCTGGTGTCCACTCAGTCCAGCGTAGAAGGGCACATGCCACTGGCTAACATGACCATGGATGAGATCATCAAAAAGTTTGAACCCAAGAACTTCACCGTTCAAGAATTGGTCGCCCTCACCGGTGCCCACACCCTCGGATTCGCTCACTGCAAGGAGTTCGCTTACAGGCTCTTCAGGTATAGCAAAACTGTCCCCACCGATCCTGCTTATAATCCCAAGTATGCCGAGGCTCTAAAGAAACTCTGTCACAACTATGAGAAGGATCCTGCAATGTCAGCTTTCAATGATGTAATGACTCCATCCAAGTTTGACAATCTTTATTACCAGAACTTGGAGAAGGGAATGGGACTGTTGGAATCTGACAATGCGCTGTTCCAGAACCCCAAAACCAGGCCTTTCGtgcaattgtatgctaaaaacCAGACTGCTTTTTTCAATGATTTCGCTCGAGCAATTGAGAAGCTTAGCCTTAATGGGGTTAAGACTGGGAATCAAGGAGAAGTCAGGCGGAAATGCGATGCTTTTAACTCTATTCACATTTGA